The Micromonospora sp. NBC_01740 genome includes a window with the following:
- a CDS encoding Na+/H+ antiporter subunit D, whose protein sequence is MSWLVPLPVVVPLLGAALTLLLARWPGAQRVVSVACLTATLAVAAVLLVEAYRHGPVVVQVGGWSAPVGIVLVADQLAALMLVVSSAVTLCVLLYSVGQGQGDFGETVPVTIYHPTYLVLTAGVTNAFLAGDLFNLFVGFEILLAASFVLITLGGTETRIRTGSTYVVVSILSSMIFLASVGLVYAATGTLNMAQLAHRLDALPDGVRLTLELMLLLAFGVKAAVFPLSAWLPDSYPTAPAPVTAVFAGLLTKVGVYAIIRTETLLFPGGHVSGLLMVVAGLTMVVGILGAVAQSDMKRLFSFTLVSHIGYMIFGVGLSTVAGLSGAIFYVVHHITIQTTLFLVAGLVEERAGSTDLRRIGGLARAAPLLGVLFFVPAMNLAGIPPFSGFLGKLGLLQAGVAAGEPLPGVLVAAGTVTSLLTLYVASRVWNIAFWRAPRLATTEPVVHLPALMVGATIALVGLGLALTVVAGPLFDVTADAAVDLRERTPYIRSVLPVGVP, encoded by the coding sequence ATGAGCTGGCTCGTGCCGCTGCCCGTGGTGGTGCCGCTGCTGGGCGCGGCGCTGACCCTGCTGCTGGCCCGGTGGCCCGGGGCGCAACGGGTCGTCAGCGTGGCCTGCCTGACCGCCACGCTGGCGGTGGCGGCGGTGCTGCTGGTGGAGGCGTACCGGCACGGGCCGGTGGTGGTCCAGGTCGGCGGGTGGTCGGCGCCGGTGGGCATCGTGCTGGTCGCGGACCAGCTCGCCGCGTTGATGCTGGTGGTCTCCTCGGCGGTGACCCTGTGCGTGCTGCTCTACTCCGTCGGGCAGGGGCAGGGGGACTTCGGCGAGACCGTCCCGGTGACCATCTACCACCCCACCTACCTGGTGCTGACCGCCGGCGTGACCAACGCGTTCCTCGCCGGCGACCTGTTCAACCTCTTCGTCGGCTTCGAGATCCTGCTGGCCGCGAGCTTCGTGCTGATCACCCTCGGTGGCACCGAGACCCGGATCCGCACCGGCTCGACGTACGTGGTGGTCAGCATCCTGTCCTCGATGATCTTCCTCGCCTCGGTGGGGCTGGTGTACGCGGCCACCGGCACCCTGAACATGGCCCAGTTGGCGCACCGGCTGGACGCGCTGCCCGACGGCGTACGGCTGACCCTTGAGCTGATGCTGCTGCTCGCCTTCGGGGTCAAGGCGGCGGTCTTCCCGCTCTCGGCCTGGTTGCCGGACAGCTACCCGACGGCGCCGGCCCCCGTCACGGCGGTCTTCGCCGGCCTGCTCACCAAGGTCGGCGTGTACGCGATCATCCGCACCGAGACGCTGCTCTTTCCCGGCGGCCACGTCTCCGGGCTACTGATGGTGGTGGCCGGGCTGACCATGGTGGTCGGCATCCTCGGCGCGGTCGCCCAGTCCGACATGAAGCGGCTCTTCTCGTTCACCCTGGTCAGCCACATCGGCTACATGATCTTCGGAGTGGGGCTGAGCACCGTCGCCGGGCTCTCCGGCGCGATCTTCTACGTGGTGCACCACATCACCATCCAGACCACGCTGTTCCTGGTCGCCGGCCTCGTCGAGGAGCGGGCCGGCAGCACCGACCTGCGCCGCATCGGCGGGCTGGCCCGGGCGGCCCCGCTGCTCGGCGTCCTCTTCTTCGTCCCCGCCATGAACCTCGCCGGGATTCCGCCCTTCTCCGGGTTCCTCGGCAAGCTCGGCCTGCTCCAGGCCGGCGTCGCGGCCGGCGAGCCGCTGCCCGGCGTGCTGGTCGCGGCGGGGACGGTGACGAGCCTGCTCACCCTCTACGTGGCCTCGCGGGTGTGGAACATCGCCTTCTGGCGCGCCCCCCGGCTGGCCACCACCGAGCCGGTCGTCCACCTGCCGGCGCTGATGGTCGGCGCGACGATCGCGCTGGTCGGGCTGGGGCTGGCGCTGACCGTCGTCGCCGGGCCGCTGTTCGACGTCACCGCCGACGCGGCGGTCGACCTGCGCGAGCGCACCCCGTACATCCGTTCCGTGCTGCCGGTCGGTGTCCCGTGA
- a CDS encoding Na+/H+ antiporter subunit E, with protein sequence MTPASGAPPRGRGRRRDRLIAFGWLVLVWSLLWGDFSWGNLAGGTLVAGAVLLFFPLPPVSFGGRLRPGPLVVFAVRFVGELVSASAHVARVAVQPGYRPRGAIIAVRLRVRTDLNLALTAEAISLVPGTLIVEVDRDVGVLYVHVFDTHGPQDLRGSRQRILAVERRIVRAVGSDAEVRRVGADPVERGPEP encoded by the coding sequence GTGACCCCGGCCTCCGGGGCGCCGCCGCGCGGGCGGGGGCGGCGGCGCGACCGACTGATCGCCTTCGGCTGGCTGGTGCTGGTCTGGAGCCTGCTCTGGGGGGACTTCTCGTGGGGCAACCTCGCGGGCGGGACGCTGGTGGCCGGTGCCGTGCTGCTGTTCTTCCCGCTGCCGCCGGTGAGCTTCGGCGGCCGGCTGCGCCCCGGGCCGCTGGTCGTCTTCGCGGTGCGCTTCGTCGGCGAACTGGTCAGCGCCAGCGCGCACGTCGCCCGGGTCGCGGTGCAGCCCGGCTACCGGCCCCGGGGGGCGATCATCGCGGTCCGCCTGCGGGTGCGTACCGACCTGAACCTGGCGCTCACCGCCGAGGCGATCTCGTTGGTGCCGGGCACGCTGATCGTCGAGGTGGACCGGGACGTCGGAGTCCTCTACGTGCACGTGTTCGACACCCACGGCCCGCAGGACCTGCGCGGCAGCCGGCAGCGGATCCTCGCCGTCGAGCGGCGGATCGTCCGCGCGGTCGGCTCCGACGCCGAGGTGCGCCGGGTCGGCGCCGATCCCGTCGAGAGGGGACCCGAACCGTGA
- a CDS encoding monovalent cation/H+ antiporter complex subunit F, which yields MITFLAATLTVLFSVTALLALIRLYRGPSLIDRVVAADMLLATMVGAVGAEAAVNRHATTLPVLVALSMLGFVGSVSLVRFAVREDGEA from the coding sequence GTGATCACGTTCCTCGCCGCCACCCTCACCGTCCTGTTCTCGGTGACCGCGCTGCTGGCCCTGATCCGGCTCTACCGCGGGCCGTCGCTGATCGACCGGGTGGTCGCGGCCGACATGCTGCTCGCCACCATGGTGGGCGCGGTGGGCGCGGAGGCCGCGGTGAACCGCCACGCCACCACCCTGCCGGTGCTGGTGGCGCTGTCCATGCTCGGTTTCGTCGGGTCGGTGTCGCTGGTCCGCTTCGCCGTGCGCGAGGACGGGGAGGCCTGA
- the mnhG gene encoding monovalent cation/H(+) antiporter subunit G translates to MWGTLADWLGGGCLVAGALLSLAAGIGVLRFPGTLDRMHAATKPQVLGVLLLLLGVALRLRTPADLGMVALVGIFQLATAPVAAQMIGRAAYRAGRVEPGLLDADELASADRRAGGGGGPS, encoded by the coding sequence ATGTGGGGCACGCTGGCCGACTGGCTGGGCGGCGGCTGCCTGGTGGCCGGCGCCCTGCTGAGCCTCGCCGCCGGGATCGGGGTGCTGCGCTTCCCGGGCACCCTGGACCGGATGCACGCCGCGACCAAGCCGCAGGTGCTCGGGGTGCTGCTCCTGCTGCTCGGCGTGGCGCTGCGCCTGCGTACCCCGGCCGACCTGGGCATGGTGGCGCTGGTCGGGATCTTCCAACTGGCCACCGCCCCCGTGGCGGCCCAGATGATCGGCCGGGCCGCGTACCGGGCCGGCCGGGTCGAGCCGGGTCTGCTCGACGCCGACGAGCTCGCGTCCGCCGACCGCCGTGCGGGTGGCGGGGGCGGTCCGTCCTGA
- a CDS encoding hemolysin family protein, whose amino-acid sequence MLIVVGLLLITVLTVATGYFVAQEFGYVAVDRGRLKQLADDGDKAAARALEVTARLSFMLSGAQLGITVTALLVGYVAEPFLGAGLAELLGLAGVSTAVTLPLSVALALVLATVVQMVLGELAPKNLAIARPEPLAKALSSSTLIYLKVAGPLIKLFDRAAVRLLRRVGIEPIEELPSGATPQDLEQIIAESRQEGHLTDEMSTLLDRGLDFRGLTAGEVMVPRVDVHTVRAHEPLSRVVELLDTGKSRFPVRGTEGVDDLVGVVGIADVLGVPPERRASTPVSAVAGPPLLVPETLPLPTVLDRLRSGHRQLACVVDEYGGFAGVITLEDIAEELVGPIRDEDDPPERAPARQEDGSWVVPARWRIDEVADSTGISLPEAPEYDTLSGLVMRELGRVPEVGDRLEISLPADGEDGAEEPRALVEVLAVDRHVADSVRLRIAEPGEVSA is encoded by the coding sequence GTGTTGATCGTCGTTGGTCTTCTACTCATCACTGTTCTCACCGTCGCCACGGGTTACTTCGTGGCCCAGGAGTTCGGCTACGTCGCCGTGGACCGGGGCCGGCTCAAGCAGCTGGCCGACGACGGCGACAAGGCCGCCGCCCGGGCGCTCGAGGTGACCGCGAGGCTGTCGTTCATGCTCTCCGGCGCGCAGCTCGGCATCACCGTCACCGCCCTGCTGGTCGGTTACGTCGCCGAGCCGTTCCTCGGTGCCGGGCTGGCCGAGCTGCTCGGGCTCGCCGGCGTCTCCACGGCCGTCACGCTGCCGCTCTCCGTGGCCCTGGCCCTGGTCCTCGCCACCGTGGTGCAGATGGTCCTCGGCGAGCTGGCCCCGAAGAACCTCGCCATCGCCCGGCCCGAGCCCCTCGCGAAGGCCCTGAGCAGCTCCACCCTGATCTACCTCAAGGTCGCCGGTCCGCTGATCAAGCTCTTCGACCGGGCCGCGGTCCGGCTGCTGCGACGCGTCGGCATCGAGCCGATCGAGGAGCTGCCCAGCGGCGCCACCCCGCAGGACCTGGAACAGATCATCGCCGAGTCCCGCCAGGAGGGGCACCTCACCGACGAGATGTCCACGCTGCTCGACCGGGGGCTCGACTTCCGGGGGCTGACCGCGGGCGAGGTCATGGTGCCCCGCGTCGACGTGCACACCGTACGCGCGCACGAGCCGCTCAGCCGGGTGGTCGAGCTGCTCGACACCGGCAAGTCCCGCTTCCCCGTACGCGGCACCGAGGGCGTCGACGACCTCGTCGGCGTCGTCGGCATCGCCGACGTGCTCGGCGTACCCCCGGAGCGGCGCGCGAGCACCCCGGTCAGCGCGGTCGCCGGCCCCCCGCTCCTGGTGCCGGAGACCCTGCCGCTGCCGACGGTGCTGGACCGGCTGCGCTCCGGCCACCGGCAGCTCGCCTGCGTGGTCGACGAGTACGGCGGCTTCGCCGGCGTGATCACGCTGGAGGACATCGCCGAGGAACTCGTCGGCCCGATCCGGGACGAGGACGACCCGCCGGAGCGCGCCCCGGCCCGCCAGGAGGACGGCTCCTGGGTGGTGCCGGCCCGCTGGCGCATCGACGAGGTGGCCGACAGCACCGGCATCTCGCTGCCCGAGGCGCCGGAGTACGACACGCTCTCCGGCCTGGTCATGCGGGAGCTGGGGCGGGTCCCCGAGGTCGGTGACCGGCTGGAGATCAGCCTGCCGGCCGACGGCGAGGACGGCGCGGAGGAACCGCGCGCCCTGGTCGAGGTGCTGGCCGTCGACCGGCACGTGGCCGACTCGGTCCGACTGCGGATCGCCGAGCCCGGGGAGGTGTCCGCATGA
- a CDS encoding hemolysin family protein: MSPGIALFTSVILLALNGFFVAAEFALVASKRYRLEHAAAGGGRAARAALDGVRELSLMLAGAQLGITLCTLGLGALAEPAIEHLLSPLLHAVGLPTAASHVIALIFALSLVTFLHLVVGEMAPKSWAITHPERSAVLLALPFRAFARVARPLLSVMNALANAMLRLVKVNPQDQLAQVHGPDELRMLLEQSREHGLLGAEQHQMLTSMLELQGTTVAQVMEPFDQMVTVRRDEGADRIEQVSRDSGRSRLAVLDANGDVCGLVHVREAVRATTTGRAVTAGDLMTNALTLPASASVSDAVAEMRARQSQLALVRNGGGPTRPVGFVALEDLLEEVIGEFDDETDPVPRGRRMR; this comes from the coding sequence ATGAGCCCCGGCATCGCACTCTTCACGTCGGTGATCCTGCTGGCGTTGAACGGCTTCTTCGTGGCCGCCGAGTTCGCCCTGGTGGCCAGCAAGCGTTACCGGCTGGAGCACGCGGCCGCCGGAGGCGGCCGGGCCGCCCGGGCCGCGCTCGACGGCGTACGCGAGCTGTCCCTGATGCTCGCCGGCGCGCAGCTCGGCATCACGCTCTGCACCCTGGGGCTCGGCGCGCTCGCCGAGCCGGCGATCGAGCACCTGCTGAGCCCGCTGCTGCACGCGGTCGGGCTGCCGACCGCCGCGAGTCACGTGATCGCGCTGATCTTCGCGCTGAGTCTCGTCACCTTCCTGCACCTGGTGGTCGGGGAGATGGCGCCGAAGTCCTGGGCGATCACCCACCCGGAGCGCTCGGCAGTGCTGCTGGCGCTGCCGTTCCGCGCCTTCGCGCGGGTCGCCCGCCCGTTGCTGTCGGTGATGAACGCCCTGGCCAACGCGATGCTGCGGCTGGTCAAGGTCAACCCGCAGGACCAGCTCGCCCAGGTGCACGGCCCGGACGAGCTGCGCATGCTGCTGGAGCAGTCGCGCGAGCACGGGCTGCTGGGCGCGGAGCAGCACCAGATGCTGACCAGCATGCTGGAGTTGCAGGGCACCACGGTGGCTCAGGTGATGGAGCCGTTCGACCAGATGGTGACGGTGCGCCGGGACGAGGGCGCCGACCGGATCGAGCAGGTCAGCCGGGACAGCGGCCGGTCGCGGCTGGCCGTGCTGGACGCCAACGGCGACGTCTGCGGCCTGGTCCACGTCCGGGAGGCGGTGCGGGCCACCACCACGGGGCGCGCGGTCACCGCCGGCGACCTGATGACCAACGCCCTCACCCTGCCGGCCTCGGCGTCGGTCAGCGACGCCGTGGCGGAGATGCGCGCCCGGCAGTCCCAGCTCGCGCTGGTGCGCAACGGTGGCGGGCCGACCCGGCCGGTCGGGTTCGTCGCGCTGGAGGACCTGCTGGAGGAGGTCATCGGCGAGTTCGACGACGAGACCGACCCGGTGCCGCGCGGTCGACGCATGAGGTGA
- a CDS encoding sporulation protein, whose protein sequence is MRLTGVSPESGWTGLSVRTALANASTRPGLRLPGRVTVVAGSTDVPVLHVRLGLVTTAEPDDPEAPRRLVQFHQATVADAFVLRAGRGRSIPFEFPLPWETPVTVFGGVPLLSLRMGLRTEVAVEPRLDQGAMVPVFVHPLPTQAHVLAALDTLGFSMRQAGLVDGRLPGVAQTLPLHQRLGYWVAPLYAGPITELELIFIAEPAGLEVILWLDRRLALAGITHQSISRFRVWHVGADQRDWIATVDAWLRTAINRHAAAAAHADWSATLSGSAHVSRPPDEPIHPGFGLGGTAGGAGVGGSGGGDGT, encoded by the coding sequence GTGCGGTTGACGGGGGTGTCGCCCGAGTCCGGCTGGACCGGACTGTCGGTGCGGACCGCCCTGGCCAACGCGAGCACCCGTCCCGGGCTGCGGCTGCCGGGGCGGGTCACCGTCGTCGCGGGCTCCACCGACGTACCCGTCCTGCACGTCCGGCTCGGCCTGGTCACCACGGCCGAGCCGGACGACCCGGAGGCGCCCCGTCGGCTGGTGCAGTTCCACCAGGCGACGGTGGCCGACGCGTTCGTGCTGCGGGCCGGGCGGGGCCGGTCGATCCCGTTCGAGTTCCCGCTGCCGTGGGAGACCCCGGTGACCGTGTTCGGCGGGGTGCCCCTGCTCAGCCTGCGGATGGGGCTGCGTACGGAGGTGGCGGTCGAGCCCCGCCTCGACCAGGGCGCGATGGTGCCGGTCTTCGTGCATCCGCTGCCCACCCAGGCGCACGTCCTGGCGGCCCTCGACACGCTCGGCTTCAGCATGCGCCAGGCCGGCCTGGTCGACGGGCGGCTGCCGGGGGTCGCGCAGACCCTGCCGCTGCACCAGCGGCTGGGCTACTGGGTGGCGCCGCTCTACGCCGGGCCGATCACCGAGCTGGAGCTGATCTTCATCGCCGAGCCGGCCGGCCTGGAGGTGATCCTCTGGCTGGACCGGCGGCTGGCCCTGGCCGGGATCACCCACCAGAGCATCAGCCGGTTCCGGGTCTGGCACGTCGGCGCCGACCAGCGGGACTGGATCGCGACCGTGGACGCCTGGCTGCGTACGGCGATCAACCGGCACGCCGCGGCCGCCGCGCACGCCGACTGGTCCGCGACCCTCTCCGGGTCGGCGCACGTCAGCCGCCCGCCGGACGAGCCGATCCACCCCGGCTTCGGCCTGGGCGGCACGGCCGGCGGAGCCGGCGTCGGCGGCTCCGGTGGCGGTGACGGCACCTGA
- the leuE gene encoding leucine efflux protein LeuE: MMAGVLGITDIWTYVLGTVAIVLLPGPNSLFVLSTAAQRGVATGYRAAGGVFVGDGILMFLSAAGVASLVQAYPPLFLVIKYAGAAYLGYVGLTMLRGAWRRWRTRNDPATPRLIDAAEPAALRSPFRKALVISLLNPKAILFFVSFFIQFVDPGYAWPALSFLLLGLIAQVTSALYLTALIFTGTFLAAQFRRRHRLAAGATTGVAALFLGFSLKLATATA; encoded by the coding sequence ATGATGGCGGGCGTGCTGGGCATCACCGACATCTGGACGTACGTGCTGGGCACCGTGGCGATCGTTCTGCTGCCCGGGCCCAACTCCCTCTTCGTGCTCTCCACCGCCGCGCAGCGGGGCGTGGCGACCGGCTACCGGGCGGCCGGCGGGGTCTTCGTCGGCGACGGGATACTCATGTTCCTCTCCGCCGCCGGCGTGGCGTCGCTGGTCCAGGCTTACCCGCCGCTCTTCCTGGTGATCAAGTACGCTGGCGCCGCGTACCTCGGCTATGTGGGATTGACGATGTTGCGCGGCGCGTGGCGGCGCTGGCGGACCCGCAACGACCCGGCCACCCCGCGGCTCATCGACGCCGCGGAGCCGGCGGCGCTGCGCAGCCCCTTCCGCAAGGCGCTGGTGATCAGCCTGCTCAACCCGAAGGCGATCCTCTTCTTCGTCTCGTTCTTCATCCAGTTCGTGGACCCGGGTTACGCCTGGCCGGCGCTGTCGTTCCTGCTGCTCGGGCTGATCGCCCAGGTCACCAGCGCGCTCTACCTCACCGCGCTGATCTTCACGGGCACGTTCCTGGCGGCCCAGTTCCGTCGGCGCCACCGCCTGGCCGCCGGCGCCACCACGGGCGTCGCCGCGCTCTTCCTGGGCTTCAGCCTCAAGCTGGCCACCGCCACCGCCTGA
- a CDS encoding bifunctional pyridoxamine 5'-phosphate oxidase family protein/GNAT family N-acetyltransferase, whose protein sequence is MYAPTDRTTASRSRERMSYDEAAAHAILDEAYDCALGFTVDGEPRVLPTLHVRVGDTLYLHGSTGSRPLLAARGDGLPVCVAVTLLDGLVYGRSQFHHSANYRSVVAHGTARLVTDQREKLRMLTALVEKAAAGRSADSRPPSRRELAETAVLALPLREVSVRARTGGVRDEETDLALPHWAGVVPLRLTAGLPEPDAGVGVPVPAYLRERTSPWLDPAVLRGEHVLLEPLDLAHADELHAATADPEVWRYLGSPQPADVAGTADGIATALAAHRRGERVPWVQRCAVTGAVVGTTSFYEVDPERRAVAIGYTYLGRPWWRTAINTEAKLLLLTRAFEELGAERVVWHTDVRNERSQRAIERLGASREGVLRRHRLRPDGSWRDTVQYSMIVDEWPNAQVTLRERLRRTAPVAP, encoded by the coding sequence ATGTACGCACCCACCGACCGGACCACCGCCAGCCGCTCCCGGGAACGGATGAGCTACGACGAGGCCGCCGCGCACGCGATCCTCGACGAGGCGTACGACTGCGCGCTCGGGTTCACCGTCGACGGCGAACCCCGGGTGCTGCCCACCCTGCACGTCCGCGTCGGCGACACCCTCTATCTGCACGGCTCCACCGGCAGCCGGCCACTGCTCGCCGCCCGGGGCGACGGACTGCCGGTCTGCGTCGCCGTCACCCTGCTCGACGGCCTCGTCTACGGCCGCTCGCAGTTCCACCACAGCGCCAACTACCGCTCGGTGGTCGCCCACGGCACCGCCCGCCTGGTCACCGACCAGCGGGAGAAGCTGCGGATGCTGACCGCCCTGGTGGAGAAGGCCGCCGCCGGGCGCAGCGCCGACAGCCGTCCGCCGTCGCGCCGGGAGCTGGCCGAGACGGCCGTGCTGGCTTTGCCGCTGCGGGAGGTGTCGGTGCGCGCCCGCACCGGCGGCGTACGCGACGAGGAGACCGACCTCGCCCTGCCGCACTGGGCCGGCGTGGTGCCGCTGCGGCTGACCGCCGGGCTGCCCGAGCCCGACGCCGGGGTGGGCGTGCCGGTGCCGGCGTACCTGCGGGAGCGGACGTCGCCGTGGCTCGACCCGGCGGTGCTGCGCGGGGAGCACGTGCTGCTGGAACCGCTCGACCTCGCGCACGCCGACGAGCTGCACGCCGCGACCGCCGACCCGGAGGTCTGGCGGTACCTGGGCAGCCCGCAGCCGGCCGACGTCGCCGGCACCGCCGACGGGATCGCCACCGCGCTGGCCGCACACCGGCGGGGCGAGCGGGTGCCCTGGGTGCAGCGCTGCGCGGTGACCGGGGCGGTGGTCGGCACCACCTCCTTCTACGAGGTGGACCCGGAGCGCCGGGCGGTGGCGATCGGCTACACCTACCTGGGCCGGCCCTGGTGGCGCACCGCGATCAACACCGAGGCGAAGCTGCTGCTGCTCACCCGCGCCTTCGAGGAACTGGGCGCGGAGCGGGTGGTCTGGCACACCGACGTCCGCAACGAGCGCTCGCAGCGGGCCATCGAGCGCCTCGGCGCGTCCCGCGAGGGGGTGCTGCGCCGGCACCGGCTCCGCCCGGACGGCTCCTGGCGGGACACCGTGCAGTATTCGATGATCGTCGACGAGTGGCCGAACGCACAGGTCACGCTCCGGGAAAGGCTTCGCCGGACGGCACCCGTGGCCCCATGA
- a CDS encoding aminotransferase class I/II-fold pyridoxal phosphate-dependent enzyme, whose amino-acid sequence MSARYQVAGTTAAEISASIESGIRSAALAPGDALPPVRELAAQLAVSPATAARAYQELRQRGLVVTAGRHGTRVRPRPPVASRRSALRPPTAPGLRDLSRGEPDVRLLPPLGAHLAGLAAVAGEPVGYPAAGVLPELAEAARERLAADGVPATELTVTGGALDGIERLLGAHLRPGDAVAVEDPGWANLLDLVAALGLRPIGVPVDDDGPLVAGVAAALAAGARALIVTSRAQNPTGAAVSAERAGELRALLAGRSDLLLIEDDHAAELARVPLHPLAGATPAWAFVRSVSKPFGPDLRLAVLVGDETTVARVAGRARVGAGWVSTVLQRLVLALWRDPAVAELVDRAAGSYERRRTALIDALASHGLVAHGRSGINVWLPVDDETSVLTALRDAGWAVAPGALHRIAGPPALRITVSSLDEAEIPDLAEAVARAVRPTPAAGFTA is encoded by the coding sequence GTGTCAGCACGCTATCAGGTCGCCGGTACGACGGCCGCCGAGATTTCGGCCAGCATCGAATCGGGCATCCGCTCCGCCGCCCTCGCCCCCGGCGACGCGCTGCCCCCGGTGCGGGAGCTCGCCGCCCAACTCGCGGTGAGCCCGGCCACCGCGGCCCGGGCCTACCAGGAGCTGCGCCAGCGCGGCCTGGTGGTCACCGCCGGCCGGCACGGCACCCGGGTCCGGCCCCGGCCGCCGGTGGCGTCCCGCCGCTCCGCGCTGCGCCCGCCGACCGCCCCCGGCCTGCGCGACCTCTCCCGGGGCGAGCCGGACGTGCGGCTGCTGCCGCCCCTCGGGGCGCACCTCGCCGGCCTCGCCGCCGTCGCGGGGGAGCCGGTCGGCTACCCCGCGGCCGGGGTGCTGCCCGAACTGGCCGAGGCGGCCCGCGAGCGGCTGGCCGCCGATGGCGTACCGGCGACCGAGCTGACCGTCACCGGCGGCGCGCTGGACGGCATCGAGCGGCTGCTCGGCGCGCACCTGCGCCCCGGCGACGCGGTCGCGGTCGAGGACCCGGGCTGGGCCAACCTGCTCGACCTGGTCGCCGCGCTCGGGCTGCGGCCGATCGGCGTGCCGGTCGACGACGACGGTCCGCTGGTCGCCGGGGTCGCCGCCGCGCTCGCCGCCGGCGCACGGGCGCTGATCGTGACGAGCCGGGCCCAGAACCCCACCGGCGCGGCGGTCTCCGCCGAGCGGGCCGGGGAGCTGCGCGCCCTGCTCGCCGGCCGGTCCGACCTGCTGCTGATCGAGGACGACCACGCCGCCGAGCTGGCCCGCGTACCGCTGCACCCGCTCGCCGGGGCGACCCCGGCGTGGGCCTTCGTCCGCTCGGTGAGCAAGCCGTTCGGCCCCGACCTGCGGCTGGCCGTGCTGGTGGGCGACGAGACCACCGTGGCCCGGGTGGCCGGTCGGGCCCGGGTCGGCGCCGGCTGGGTCTCCACCGTGCTGCAACGGCTCGTCCTGGCGCTGTGGCGGGACCCCGCCGTGGCTGAGCTGGTGGACCGGGCCGCCGGCAGCTACGAGCGGCGGCGCACGGCGCTGATCGACGCGCTCGCCAGCCACGGCCTGGTCGCCCACGGCCGCAGCGGCATCAACGTCTGGCTGCCGGTCGACGACGAGACCAGCGTGCTGACCGCGCTGCGCGACGCCGGCTGGGCGGTCGCGCCCGGCGCGCTGCACCGGATCGCCGGCCCGCCGGCGCTGCGGATCACCGTCAGCTCGCTCGACGAGGCGGAGATCCCGGACCTGGCCGAGGCCGTGGCCCGGGCCGTCCGGCCCACCCCCGCCGCCGGCTTCACGGCGTGA
- a CDS encoding UdgX family uracil-DNA binding protein (This protein belongs to the uracil DNA glycosylase superfamily, members of which act in excision repair of DNA. However, it belongs more specifically to UdgX branch, whose founding member was found to bind uracil in DNA (where it does not belong), without cleaving it, appears to promote DNA repair by a pathway involving RecA, rather than base excision.), whose protein sequence is MAEQTETAPGAQKFIPPRADTLDDLRAAAAGCRGCELHRDASQTVFGRGDAGARVVFVGEQPGDLEDQKGLPFVGPAGRLLRRAVDDARLDPGHIYLTNAVKHFRFELRGKRRIHQTPDRVHVTACRPWLVAEFAQLRPEIVVVLGATAAKALLGPTFRVTRQRGELLPWPESAQHPEDFRRVPVDSAGAVADAPPARLLATIHPSAVLRADDQDKAYEGLVADLTVAARALAG, encoded by the coding sequence ATGGCCGAGCAGACCGAGACCGCGCCGGGCGCGCAGAAGTTCATCCCGCCGCGCGCCGACACCCTCGACGACCTGCGCGCCGCCGCCGCCGGCTGCCGGGGCTGCGAGCTCCACCGGGACGCCTCGCAGACCGTCTTCGGTCGCGGCGACGCCGGCGCCCGGGTGGTCTTCGTCGGCGAGCAGCCCGGCGACCTGGAGGACCAGAAGGGCCTGCCGTTCGTCGGCCCCGCCGGCCGGCTGCTGCGCAGGGCGGTCGACGACGCCCGACTCGACCCCGGCCACATCTACCTCACCAACGCCGTGAAGCACTTCCGCTTCGAGCTGCGCGGCAAGCGACGCATCCACCAGACCCCGGACCGCGTGCACGTCACCGCCTGCCGGCCCTGGCTGGTCGCCGAGTTCGCCCAGCTCCGCCCGGAGATCGTGGTGGTGCTCGGCGCCACCGCCGCAAAGGCCCTGCTCGGCCCGACGTTCCGGGTCACCCGCCAGCGCGGCGAGCTGCTGCCCTGGCCGGAGTCGGCCCAGCACCCGGAGGACTTCCGGCGGGTGCCGGTGGACTCCGCGGGCGCCGTCGCGGACGCCCCGCCGGCCCGGCTGCTGGCCACCATCCACCCGTCCGCCGTGCTGCGCGCCGACGACCAGGACAAGGCGTACGAGGGGTTGGTCGCCGACCTCACCGTGGCCGCCCGCGCCCTCGCCGGCTGA